CTCAGCAACAACAGCAAAACCCTTGCCCTGTTCGCCAGCTCTTGCTGCTTCGATTGATGCATTTAATGCTAAAAGATTAGTCTGATCGGCAATCTCTTTAATAACCCTAACAATAAGTTCGATTTCCTTCGATCGTTCATTTAATTGATTCATTTTATTAAACGTTTCTTCAAGCTGCTTGCCTAGTTGTAAAATAAGTTGCTCTACCATGCCGACAGACTTTCTACCCTCTTCTGACTTTAAAACCATATCCTCTGCCGACTCAATCAAATTTTCCCCTTTAACAGAAAGAATTTTTGAATTATCAAAAGAATATTCACTTAGATTATTAACATTGTCGAAACGTCCCTTTATTTTCTCTACTAAATCTCCCATTACATGGTGTTGACTGTTCACCAATTCGTGCTGGTCAATCGTCTTAGTCAATTCGAAATTAAAGGACTCGATAAATTTCTCGAAGAATTCCCCTTTTTCTTGCATTTCCCCAAGGACCAAATCAAGCTTATTTCTTAGTTCTTTATTTTCTTGTTGTAAACCTTGATACTTTGTTCTATTTATAAACATGCTAAATCCCCCAGTGGTAGTTTATTCCTCATATTTCACCAAAATGTTACAATTTTCTACTCTCAAAGTCTATTATAATGCACAGTAAAAATATTATTAAGCTATTACTTGAAATAAACGATTATTTATTTTTTAAAGGGAAATGAATTAATCTTGTCCAAATTTGAAAATTAACTTCCTTATTATTTTATAAAGGGTTTAATTAATGGTTCAATATACGTTTGAATAATCTGTTACTTCCTATTATAATTTTCATTAAAAGGAACATTCTCTAAATTTTGGATATTTTTTAAAGGAAAGTTCCAGGAATTTTAAGGATAAATTTGCATCCTATTGAAAGGGACAACTAATGACAGAGTCTGAACAGAAATGGAATCTGATGAATCGTCGTTCATTTTTAAAAAAATCAGGAAAAGCATTCCTAGGATTGATAGCATCTGGAACGATGATGGGAACCTACTCTTATAAAATAGAACGATTTTGGTATCAAATCAAAGAGGTACGTCTAATAGTAAAAAATCTTCCCCAAGTTTTTGAAGGATGGAAAATCGTTCAGTTCAGTGATGTTCATTTAGGATTCCATTATGGAATTGACGATTTTAAAAAGGTTGTAAAGATGA
The Neobacillus sp. PS3-40 genome window above contains:
- a CDS encoding methyl-accepting chemotaxis protein, translated to MFINRTKYQGLQQENKELRNKLDLVLGEMQEKGEFFEKFIESFNFELTKTIDQHELVNSQHHVMGDLVEKIKGRFDNVNNLSEYSFDNSKILSVKGENLIESAEDMVLKSEEGRKSVGMVEQLILQLGKQLEETFNKMNQLNERSKEIELIVRVIKEIADQTNLLALNASIEAARAGEQGKGFAVVAEEVRKLAENTAVSTNSISELTKNIQNDIQETLQSTTTSTELVKSGINLSADTSLKIDYISGVINNVQTEVNDVIEKIEEQKAYSQNVMSEISDTKSLFDEVNEVILKHIDDASVVDVKLESAMKQVNLLDQEKEVVLAETAATQQIEGV